A window of Daucus carota subsp. sativus chromosome 2, DH1 v3.0, whole genome shotgun sequence genomic DNA:
GTCTTCctttcatttttctttatttagtGGATTTATATTCTGTTGTGGTGAACTTTTACCCCCCACCCCCAATTAATATCAACTTCTGCTTGATGACTTTCAACACTAATTTAATCCTCCTTCAATATTTCATTTAATCACTTTAGAGAtcatcataatattatttttactttcACTTTAAGTTCTTAATGCTAGTTTAAGACATCACTTGGTGGATTATATTCTGTTGTTATGTAGTTAACTGAGTTAAGTGGTTTAGTTTTGAGCTATTTTGAATGTATAGTACTAAcatctactccctctgttttcaaatatttgacgtttgactttttggcacacatttctAAGAGCTTTGACtgcatacttaaaattattatttttaaaattttctttttttgaataaaaatattaatcttatactttaattcacaaaaaagaaaatttaaaaatattaattctagctATGCAGTCAatgcacttaaaagtgtgtgcacaaaagtcaaacgacaaatatttgaaaacagagggagtatttaagtTATTAAATAGGGTTTAAACATATTGAATTTTATCAAAACCAAATTTTACGATCTGGTCGAGTTCAAACCCAAAATGTTGATTCGAGTTCCAAGGCAAGTCTCCCTTCACTGGTCGACACCAGTAACTTTAGTTATGTCTTATCTGTAGTCCGGTCTCAACATCCTAATTACTATGAGAATTGAAATAAGAAAGTagtaaaatgaaaagaataaaaaacaGCACAAGAACATGTGCACATGTTGAACATCTCAAGGCGTAGAATAAATAAGTACTGCCAGAGAGGTTTTGGGGCCAAGTcaccaacatcatcatcatcccaTAAGCTACATAAATCTCTGATTTCttttcatattattatattatcatatttgcAATTCCATGACAAATAGAGTATTGATTTATGATAACCAATTATAAGCAGCATATTTCCCGCAAGAATAACAGTTAGATAGTAAAATCTGAAAATGGGTGCaaaaatacaataatttttACATTTTCATCGAAAATCTATagttaatattatacataaaaaaaaatccaaaattaatAGCATATACCAAAAAGAAACcggtaatataatatattacattatAAGTGCCAGGCAATCGTACCctaaaaaatctaaaaagtaACAACAAACTGTATCCATCTTCTCCCCCTTTTGCACGGTCCTCAACTGAATGGTAGCCAGCATGAAACCCTTTACAACGGCTTCAACCTTGCTAATGGTGAATTGTGATGATGATTATAATTCGTATGTTGAGAAAATCTTTATGTacacaattttttatttctttatcaaGCACACATGATGAATTTTAAGTGTGCAGATTAACAATGCATATATAGTGATATATGTAACCGATACATAAATCTAGTAACAAAATTGTACTGGAACAACTCAAGATTTTTCTTATGAGAAAATATTCCCTTAATTTCACCTCCATCTTCCTTAGTCTTGACAAATTCAAGTTTACAGCAAAAGCAGTAAACCAGGACTACTGACTAGTCGTTGGAGTCTGACAAGACTGAATTGGAAAACACGTGGCAGCGAGTGCTGACCGAATACATGAAAATTCAAATGGCCAACAAGACATGCTTACAACTTCATGGTACACATGTACACTTTAATAATGGGGGCATACATGCTTAATCATTCACCCTTTTATTCGCATTTCTCAActttatgtataaaatattatatatctatctGTCCATGTCCGCTAGCTGGCTCGGCCCTCTACTCAAATGGATGAACAAATTTCACTAGCATTTACAGCGTGATAGGACAGTAAAACTCATATTTGTAGGAATTAATAAACACAACTACCTCATGTATGTGTGGGGCTGCACTGGAACAGACTGTTTAGGAGGTGTTATGTGAAGAATAAGATGATCTTTTAGTGCAATTAGCACTCATGATCAATAGAATTAagaataaatgagaaaaacCAAAGTACAGATCATATCAACAGTCTCAAAATTTCTAGAAACAAAGTGGGCTTAAATTATTCTGGATTTCAAGGGTGTATTCTCTTAGGTGTGGGGAAGTTCCAGGCCATACCAGCACAGCCATCCCCTAGCAGAATTCCAGTGTTACAGTGGAGGGGGGGTGCTCATTCCCAACTCAAAACCAGCTCTCTTCATGTTATATACAAATAGCACTCCAGAAAATTATAGAACCTTCGAAATATTTTcaaagaatgaaatgaaatgatcaCATTGCAGTCATCTGTTGATCGGACCAAAAACCCCCTCACAATCATGTTAGCTGCATCTTCAATTTTTACAAAAGTGGACAACCAAACGCCCTTGAGAAATTATCAGCCACCGTCTTCTCTTATGCAATTTCCTGGCAAGAGAAACTTGTACTTGTCAGCATTCTCTAAAAGATACGCTGGAAGATAGACGGCGGAGTAGGAATGTGGTATAGGACCCATTTTCCCGATGATTTCCTTGAAGGTATATTCCTCAGGAAGCATATCAAATAGGTCGGCACCTTTGCAAATGACTTCCTGAACTCTTTTAGGGTTCAAGAATTTAGTGAACCTCACTCTATCAAAATGACTGTATGCTTGCATCTTAAATATAAACTCGCTGATGCGGCGAAAGCAAAAGCTACAATGCCACCCCGCATCTGCCAAGATGTCATCAGACTGGCGATAATGTGCATATCTTGTCTTCCCAGTCTGATATCTATGAATTGAAGCTCTCCAGCTGTTATTATCCATAAGAAACTCAAAAGAATACAGGTAGTTTTTTAACCGAAGATGAAGTACTGGTGGTATGTCCTCACACCACCTCAGTAAATTGATAGTGTGCCTACTTGGTATCTCATCAACATCAGACATTATTAACAAGTCATCATCTTGAATACCAGCTTTCCCAAGAAGATAATCGAGTGCTAGTCGTTGATATGCTTCCTCGACAAATGGATTTTCTCCTTTTTTACTTCTGCCAGGAACTTGGCCATAAGTCAGCCGTGACTCAACAAACTGAAACTCATCTCTGTGGCTGGCAAAGACCAGGGGCTTTTCTAATCCAGTAAAAGTCGAATTCGACTCAAGAAGCACAAactctgttacatagggatgcaATTCTTTCCACCGCACAGTAAGCAAATCTACCTCATTACTGAACAACACTGCATCAAACACTCGCCTTGGGTACTCCCGGGTACCCCATCCATGAAGTTTGCACAGATTATTCATCGATACATTCTCATGATAATAATGAGGAATCTCATGAAATGGTTTAGGAGGAGATTCCCATAATGGCCGCAAGAAGTATGTAACTTTTTGAGCGTGCACATATAAACCAAAGACACATGTAGGAATCAATATTAGTAGGAAGAGATACATTTTCAAATCTATACCACGCATAATACAACGTAATCTTGTCATGCTCAAAACACGCACAGGGTCCTGCCATTAAGAGAATACATTTTCTTTAGTACACTTGGTAAAGAAAACGAAACGAAAAAGCACAATCAAATTTACAAGCATGTAGTTCAGCTTGTTAAAAGCCAGCCTTTGCCTGGACAAAAGAGACAGAACATCTCGGAAAACCTAAATACAGGATGTAAATACGTTCAAGGTCATCACATATGCACACCTCGAAACACCTTTGGCAAATGCCagagttttacaaattaaactcaaCTACTCTAAAACAACAAGGCATCTTATAAGCCTTTTGTTAATAAATTAAGTAAAAGGCACACTTATTCTAGGTAATATAATTCACACAAGGTATCACAACTACTAATTAGGAAAAGACACAGCACATAAATATAGGTGTGCTGTAGATGATGAAAAATCAACTTGTGTACATGATAACCGATTATGAAGTTTGAGCAAtaatttcagatttcaaatattttgacttaaactctgaaaattaacataCATAACCATAAACCATGGCTTTTACATGCTCAAATTTCACCCAGTTCCACAGAAATTTAACCTATTACAGGAGAAAACCAGATAATATAGTGAAAGATTGCAAAACAAACAAGTCTCAGCAATGTAATCCCAGAACAATCAGATCTATATGCAAAGAAAGTTCATAAAGATTGAATTGGAATCATAAGAGAATGAATCTTTACCTCACCAGAAGCATTCCCACAGAAATCATCAGATTTTTTAGAGCAATAATCAGATCCTCCTTCTGCCATTTTATATATCTTCTCACAAAATCTGGTAAAGCTCCACATGTCTGTTTTTCTCTTCTATATGTATATCAAATGTTGTGCCAAGGATCAAACCACTAAACCGTGAATTAGAACCCGAAGAATGATGAAGATATTTAACTTGAGCAATCGGGTAAGTGGATGTTTTTGaaaagatatagatatagatgaTATTTTACAAAACAAGGAGTTGAAAAGCAGATAGGCCTAGATATGTTGCGGTAAATTAGAGAAAATGAGAAATGGGAGATGAAATGCAGAGCTAAAAATAACCCATGGGAGAATAGAAAGAGCACATGGGCTGAAAAGGAAATGAGAGAAAATTTGCAAAAGAGAGAAATGTAAAAAGGTGTGTGTGTTGAGTGCTAGTATGTGTTTATGGGAGGCAGGCAGGCAAGGCGGTTGTAATTTGTAAAGACTTGTGTAGTAAAACTTAAACGGAACACCAAGCCGTTTCTCTTGTCTTCTACCCCACCCAACTCTCTCCgggtctctctctccctccgtATAGTACTGCataatgaattaattttaaattaattatatgtgaaaattatttatattagcaCGTTCTGGACTTCTGGTTTGAGAATATCAATAAAGAATAAAAATACATGGTCggtaatatgaaatatttataaaataatttttttttatttttgaaaagtaTAGAATAGTTATTCTCACATTCCCACATATAAATAGTTCTTGCTTGACCAGTAtcagataaatttaattttttatatagttCCGAATATCGCAGTATATTATTAGCATATTGCTGAAAGAAAATATAACTCAAAATGTTTAAtgtgattgtaaaaatactTATCCAAAATATTTTACCTTCAAGATACTTTGTAACTAGTAAAACATAGTAATTGATTCGTCTTAGTATGTGTCCGTGATGTGTACcatgaaatatattaaaacactaaattttatatatttagctCGTTTTAATTGATGTGTTTTTTGCTTAGGGTCCATTGTTATTAAAGATATcaactaatcaaaataaattaaacttataaaatttagtaatCCCTCTATCTTCAAATAGTTAATGTTTGGTTTTTGAGCACATTGACGGCATAGCTAAagcttgtattttaatttattgtttctgatgaaataaagtataagtttaatatttttatttaaaaaaaaagaatataaaactaataattttttctgaaagctaaaactaataatttttaacatacAGTTTACAGTCTTAGAATTGTGGGTCAAAGAactaaacatcaaatatttgaaaatagagAAAATGCACTAATAAACATACTAGAAAGTTCGATATTAAAACTAATAGTCGATTACTTACACCGCTATCCTTTTAATATATGGAGTGGATAAAATAAGTAATATAGAGTcgttttgataaatttaaaaaaagtgtttACCGCTTAAAGTAAATAGATTGACttgaatataaaaacaaattaagatttataagtgattaaattgtttgagaAAAGTgttgaatttttgaaataaaaaataatattcttaaatttttataaatatttctgaCATTCTACATAAATGGATTAAGAAAAATAGAGGACGATTTTATATTCAAAGCTCCGCCCACTCCGTCCCAGACATGCGCTATGTTTTGAAGGTTTTCGGGGTTATTATGTCCGGTCCATTTGGAGTGTCCGTAAATAGTCTACTCCCAGTAATAGACGCGTGTAATGAAGCGCTGACGGGGCTCGAGACAATTCTGCTACGTGTGTTTTATTTGATCGATGTATGTTGTTGACAGTTGAAACTGTAACGTCTCCcatgtaaataaattaaaatatttattgctCCAGCTACTTTCAAATTGAATGGTGGGCGAGGGTGAATTTACTGGGCAGAAAATAAGGCCGGGAGGACATCTAGTACTTGGGCCGTGGGGTGGGCTGTCTTTTCTGTACCAGTCATCGCCTGCATCAGCTGCCTGCCATTATTTACGATTTACCACTGTCGAGTTTACTAGTACATGGGATGGGCCCTTTCACTTTTTGTGTCAATTTGCGTGAGGAtaagtttaatcataaattcaATTTAATCAGTGaaatttgatttatcaaaaaaattgattaattcctaaaatttactaatttattgatatactctgatttgacTAATACTTCTCTatttattctaaataaaaatatgagtgAAAACAATCAAATATTGTGATCTTTTAAGAAAAGAAATTGGAATTTGGAGTATTTAGTATTTTATCTGATTCAAAAtctagtaaatatattatatccCGATCCGATCAAATCCAATTAAATGTGATAAATCTCaacttttaattcaaaatttagtaAAGATATcaaattgattgtataaagaTATCCAGAAGATCCGATGAAATCCAATTAAATCTAATAGATTTCAAGACATTCATCTATTATATAATTTGCATCACGTATAAATAGAGATGCATATTTCTGTGTTCCATGACCAAAACCCTTTACAACTCAAAACAAAACCCTTACAACTGGCACAAACTCTTACATATCCGGCACCTTTTTGGAAAATGAAAGGTTCGGATTCAATCCAACTGCAAAGCAATGAAATTATGCAAGCCATGTACATAGTGATGTATCTGCAAAGAAGAGAACAATTTAGGAAGAAATCTGTACTCGTTTCTCAAGGTAATATATAGATAATGGTCTTATCATGTATCGATTTTTATTAACGTGACAATTGAACCGTGAAAACAAAATGATCTTGTGAATCTTTGAATATCCTTTGAATTTTTTGCACAACTTATAAGTCAGCTTAAAATGTGTCTGGCGCAGGTGTCTTACATATATATACCTTGTTGAATAAGAAGGTGCAGACTGCAGACAGTGCTCAGGGTGAGTACATGTGCACTTCCATTTTCATTCgggcttttttattttaataaacactacaattttaaacacAGTCGATCTGATAATTCCCATTCTAAATCTAAAGATTATTTATCTGTTACAGTGTGACATGCAGCTGCAACAACAGATTTTAGAAGCAAGCTGGACATGTCCAATTAATGCGCTTCCCATTTAGACTAGGAGTCCTAAAAGATGCCATCAGAATTCAATTTTTTGTGGTGTACTCTCCTGATGGGTTGTTTTTTGATCAAGACCGCCAAGGTGAAGTCGTATGAACTATTCGTGTAAAGATTACGTGGGTGTTGTGACAGGGCTTAAAAACTCGATGGACTTCTACatttataaattgaaagcatTTATTTGTATCATCtgtgtaaaaaataaaattaataaatttagaatattgatttttgtttgataatttttacttttttttcaaacactgtaatcacttataagtcttaacttgatCTAATTTATACTTTACTTTAATACTTTAAATAATAAGtcttttaaactcacccaaacaatctcgatttatatattttttataaagtatacAATTTGAGATGAAAATCTTTTCA
This region includes:
- the LOC108206266 gene encoding uncharacterized protein LOC108206266 translates to MWSFTRFCEKIYKMAEGGSDYCSKKSDDFCGNASGEDPVRVLSMTRLRCIMRGIDLKMYLFLLILIPTCVFGLYVHAQKVTYFLRPLWESPPKPFHEIPHYYHENVSMNNLCKLHGWGTREYPRRVFDAVLFSNEVDLLTVRWKELHPYVTEFVLLESNSTFTGLEKPLVFASHRDEFQFVESRLTYGQVPGRSKKGENPFVEEAYQRLALDYLLGKAGIQDDDLLIMSDVDEIPSRHTINLLRWCEDIPPVLHLRLKNYLYSFEFLMDNNSWRASIHRYQTGKTRYAHYRQSDDILADAGWHCSFCFRRISEFIFKMQAYSHFDRVRFTKFLNPKRVQEVICKGADLFDMLPEEYTFKEIIGKMGPIPHSYSAVYLPAYLLENADKYKFLLPGNCIREDGG